From the genome of Paraburkholderia aromaticivorans, one region includes:
- the ompA gene encoding outer membrane protein OmpA yields the protein MNKLSKLAFIAATAVMAASAMAQSVPASRQATNDNWVNGTGEYVWMNGTNELCWRDAFWTPATANAKCDGALVAQAPTPPAPVAPAPAITSQKITYQADALFDFDKAILKPAGKEKLDDLASKIGALNLEVVVATGYTDRIGSDKYNDRLSLRRAQAVKAYLVSKGIESNRIYTEGKGKRNPVTTGCNQKNRKQLIACLAPDRRVEVEVVGTSKQ from the coding sequence ATGAATAAACTTTCAAAGCTCGCGTTCATTGCAGCTACCGCAGTTATGGCTGCATCCGCCATGGCGCAATCGGTGCCGGCGTCGCGACAAGCCACGAACGACAACTGGGTGAATGGTACCGGCGAATACGTGTGGATGAACGGCACGAACGAGCTTTGCTGGCGCGATGCATTCTGGACGCCGGCAACGGCTAACGCAAAGTGCGATGGCGCCCTGGTTGCCCAGGCTCCGACCCCGCCGGCTCCGGTCGCACCTGCACCGGCTATCACGAGCCAAAAGATTACGTATCAAGCGGACGCTCTGTTCGACTTCGACAAGGCAATCCTGAAGCCGGCTGGCAAGGAAAAGCTGGACGATCTGGCATCGAAGATCGGCGCGCTGAACCTGGAAGTCGTCGTCGCAACGGGTTACACGGACCGTATCGGTTCGGACAAGTACAACGACCGTCTGTCGCTGCGCCGCGCTCAAGCTGTGAAGGCATACCTGGTCAGCAAGGGCATCGAATCCAACCGCATCTACACGGAAGGCAAGGGCAAGCGCAACCCGGTCACGACCGGCTGCAACCAGAAGAACCGCAAGCAACTCATCGCCTGCCTCGCGCCGGATCGTCGCGTGGAAGTCGAAGTTGTCGGTACTTCGAAGCAGTAA
- the gyrA gene encoding DNA gyrase subunit A, with amino-acid sequence MDQFAKETLPISLEEEMRRSYLDYAMSVIVGRALPDVRDGLKPVHRRVLYAMHELNNDWNRAYKKSARIVGDVIGKYHPHGDTAVYDTIVRMAQDFSLRYMLVDGQGNFGSVDGDNAAAMRYTEIRMAKIGHELLADIDKETVDFTPNYDGSENEPAILPARIPNLLINGSSGIAVGMATNIPPHNLNEVVDACQHLLKNPESTIDELIEIIPAPDFPTAGIIYGVAGVRDGYRTGRGRVVMRALTHFEEIDRGQRMAIIVDELPYQVNKRSLLERIAELVNEKKLEGISDIRDESDKSGMRVVIELKRGEVPEVVLNNLYKATQLQDTFGMNMVALVDGQPKLLNLKEMLSCFLSHRREVLTRRTVYELRKARERGHVLEGLAVALANIDEFIAIIKAAPTPPIAKQELMARPWDSSLVREMLARAESENASAGGREAYRPDGLNPSFGMQSDGLYRLSDTQAQEILQMRLQRLTGLEQDKIIGEYREVMAQIADLLDILARPERITAIIVDELTSIKAEFGDARRSKIELNATELNTEDLITPQEMVVTMSHAGYVKSQPLSEYSAQKRGGRGKQATAMKEDDWIDTLFIANTHDHILCFSNRGRVYSVKVYEVPQGSRNSRGRPIINIFPLQEGEKITVVLPVKEFSADKFVFMGTALGTVKKTPLEAFGRVLRKGIIAVGLDDGDYLIGAAITDGQHDVMLFSDSGKAVRFDENDVRPMGREARGVRGMQLEDGQNVIALLVAGDEQQSVLTATENGFGKRTPIVEYTRHGRGTKGMIAIQTSERNGRVVAATLVDQEAQIMLITNTGVLIRTRVSEIREMGRATQGVTLISLDEGTKLSGLQQVAEAEAEGDAEGDAEGPAEGGNGGENGGESGGAA; translated from the coding sequence ATGGATCAATTCGCCAAAGAGACTCTGCCAATCTCCCTAGAGGAGGAAATGCGCCGTTCGTATCTCGATTACGCGATGAGCGTGATCGTAGGGCGTGCGCTTCCCGATGTTCGCGATGGCCTGAAGCCGGTGCACCGGCGCGTGCTGTACGCGATGCACGAACTGAACAACGACTGGAACCGGGCGTACAAGAAGTCCGCGCGTATTGTCGGCGACGTTATCGGTAAATATCACCCGCACGGCGACACGGCTGTTTACGACACCATCGTCCGGATGGCGCAGGACTTTTCGCTGCGCTACATGCTGGTGGACGGTCAGGGCAACTTCGGCTCGGTCGACGGCGACAACGCCGCGGCCATGCGGTACACCGAAATCCGCATGGCGAAGATCGGCCACGAACTGCTGGCCGACATCGACAAGGAAACGGTCGACTTCACGCCGAACTACGACGGCAGTGAAAACGAACCGGCCATCCTGCCGGCGCGTATTCCCAATCTGCTGATCAATGGCTCGTCCGGCATCGCGGTCGGCATGGCGACCAACATCCCGCCGCACAACCTCAATGAGGTTGTCGACGCGTGCCAGCATCTGCTTAAGAATCCGGAATCCACGATCGACGAGCTGATCGAGATCATTCCGGCGCCCGACTTCCCGACCGCCGGCATCATTTACGGCGTGGCCGGCGTGCGCGACGGCTATCGCACGGGCCGCGGCCGCGTGGTGATGCGCGCGCTCACGCACTTCGAGGAAATCGACCGCGGGCAGCGCATGGCGATCATCGTCGACGAGCTGCCTTACCAGGTGAACAAGCGCTCGCTTCTGGAGCGTATCGCCGAGCTGGTCAACGAGAAGAAGCTCGAAGGCATTTCCGACATTCGCGACGAGTCCGACAAGAGCGGCATGCGCGTCGTGATCGAACTCAAGCGCGGCGAAGTGCCGGAAGTCGTCCTGAACAATCTGTACAAGGCGACCCAGCTTCAGGACACCTTCGGCATGAACATGGTCGCGCTGGTCGACGGCCAGCCGAAGCTGCTGAATCTGAAGGAAATGCTGTCGTGCTTCCTGTCGCATCGCCGGGAAGTGCTGACGCGGCGCACGGTATACGAGCTGCGCAAGGCGCGTGAGCGCGGCCACGTGCTCGAAGGTCTGGCGGTCGCGCTCGCTAATATCGACGAGTTCATCGCGATCATCAAAGCGGCGCCGACTCCGCCGATCGCCAAGCAGGAATTGATGGCGCGTCCGTGGGATTCGTCGCTGGTGCGCGAGATGCTGGCGCGCGCCGAGTCGGAAAACGCGTCGGCGGGTGGTCGGGAAGCCTATCGTCCTGACGGTTTGAATCCGTCGTTCGGTATGCAGTCCGACGGCCTGTACCGTTTGTCCGACACCCAGGCTCAGGAAATTCTGCAGATGCGTCTGCAGCGTTTGACCGGCCTGGAGCAGGACAAGATCATCGGCGAATACCGCGAAGTCATGGCGCAGATCGCCGACCTGCTGGACATTCTGGCCCGCCCGGAACGCATTACGGCCATCATCGTCGACGAACTCACGTCGATCAAAGCCGAATTCGGCGACGCGCGCCGCTCGAAGATCGAGCTGAACGCGACCGAGCTGAACACGGAAGATCTGATCACGCCGCAAGAGATGGTCGTGACCATGTCGCACGCGGGCTACGTGAAATCGCAGCCGCTGTCCGAGTACAGCGCGCAGAAGCGGGGTGGTCGCGGCAAGCAGGCCACGGCAATGAAGGAAGACGACTGGATCGACACGCTGTTCATCGCGAACACGCACGATCACATTCTGTGCTTCTCCAATCGCGGCCGTGTATACAGCGTGAAGGTCTATGAAGTGCCGCAAGGTTCGCGGAACTCGCGCGGCCGCCCGATCATCAATATCTTCCCGCTTCAGGAAGGCGAAAAGATCACCGTTGTCTTGCCGGTCAAGGAATTCTCGGCAGACAAATTTGTCTTCATGGGCACCGCGTTAGGAACTGTAAAGAAGACGCCGCTGGAAGCCTTTGGCCGTGTGCTGCGCAAGGGTATTATTGCGGTCGGTCTGGACGACGGCGATTACCTGATCGGCGCTGCCATCACGGACGGTCAGCACGACGTGATGCTGTTCTCGGATTCGGGCAAGGCGGTTCGCTTCGATGAGAACGACGTGCGTCCGATGGGCCGCGAAGCGCGCGGCGTACGCGGCATGCAGCTCGAAGACGGCCAGAACGTGATCGCGTTGCTGGTGGCCGGCGACGAGCAGCAGTCGGTGCTCACCGCGACGGAGAACGGTTTCGGCAAACGTACGCCGATCGTCGAGTACACCCGTCATGGGCGCGGCACGAAGGGCATGATCGCGATCCAGACCTCGGAGCGCAACGGCAGGGTCGTCGCCGCCACGCTGGTGGATCAGGAAGCGCAGATCATGCTGATCACCAATACCGGCGTGCTGATCCGTACGCGGGTGTCGGAAATTCGGGAAATGGGACGCGCAACCCAAGGTGTTACACTCATCAGCCTTGACGAAGGGACCAAGCTTTCAGGTCTGCAACAGGTTGCTGAGGCGGAAGCAGAAGGTGACGCGGAAGGCGACGCCGAGGGTCCCGCCGAAGGTGGCAACGGCGGCGAAAATGGCGGCGAATCGGGCGGTGCTGCCTGA
- a CDS encoding DUF2059 domain-containing protein, protein MQKRFKQLMLLAALVPTFAMAQALQSSAPAAPAAAAAPVDPAKQAAIKDLLDAIDAQKLVGAIGNSAQMQAKQLVPAILSDALSENKTMTDKQKQASVPTLQKNAVPKLVDGAGQVFATDSFRQDAMQAQYDAYAKYYSTSEIKDLTTFYKSPTGRKFIQVQDQVGRDVVNGLMQKYMPQSIKATRDQADKEVASVKPAK, encoded by the coding sequence ATGCAAAAACGATTCAAACAACTGATGTTGCTGGCTGCTCTCGTGCCGACCTTCGCCATGGCTCAAGCGCTTCAGAGCTCGGCTCCGGCGGCTCCGGCTGCTGCCGCGGCACCGGTTGACCCGGCCAAGCAGGCTGCAATCAAGGACCTGTTGGACGCAATCGACGCGCAGAAGCTCGTCGGCGCGATCGGCAACAGCGCCCAGATGCAAGCCAAGCAGCTGGTTCCGGCAATCCTGTCGGACGCCCTGAGCGAAAACAAGACGATGACGGACAAGCAGAAGCAGGCTTCCGTCCCGACGCTGCAAAAGAACGCAGTGCCGAAGCTGGTTGACGGCGCAGGCCAGGTGTTCGCAACGGACAGTTTCCGTCAGGACGCCATGCAAGCTCAGTACGACGCGTACGCGAAGTACTACAGCACGTCGGAAATCAAGGATCTGACGACGTTCTACAAGAGCCCGACCGGCCGCAAGTTCATCCAGGTGCAAGACCAGGTTGGCCGCGACGTCGTGAACGGCTTGATGCAAAAGTACATGCCGCAATCGATTAAGGCAACGCGTGACCAGGCCGACAAGGAAGTCGCTTCGGTCAAGCCGGCCAAGTAA
- the serC gene encoding 3-phosphoserine/phosphohydroxythreonine transaminase yields MPEEVLRQAADEMLDWRGSGMSVMEMSHRGKEFMSIHEEALVDLRDLLEVPASHRILFLQGGGLGENAIVPMNLMGAKPRADFVVTGSWSQKSFKEAQKYGTVHLAASGQTAEGFTRAPARSEWQLSDDPAYVHLCTNETIHGVETFEIPDLGDIPLVADASSHILSRPMDIAKYGVLFGGAQKNIGMAGVTVVVVREDMLDRAQPICPSAFEWKIVAENNSMYNTPPTYAIYIAGLVFKWLKKQGGLAAMEARNFEKSKLLYDAIDSSSFYLNKVEHGSRSRMNVPFFLADESRNEDFLAGAKARGMVQLKGHKSVGGMRASIYNAVPLEGVKALVEYMKEFEQRGA; encoded by the coding sequence ATGCCCGAAGAGGTTCTGCGTCAAGCCGCCGACGAAATGCTCGATTGGCGAGGCAGTGGCATGAGCGTGATGGAAATGAGCCATCGCGGCAAAGAGTTCATGTCGATCCACGAGGAAGCGCTCGTCGATCTGCGCGATTTGCTCGAGGTGCCGGCCAGCCATCGCATCCTGTTCCTGCAAGGCGGCGGCCTGGGTGAAAACGCGATCGTGCCGATGAATCTGATGGGCGCAAAGCCGCGCGCGGATTTCGTCGTGACGGGTTCGTGGTCGCAGAAGTCATTCAAGGAAGCGCAGAAGTACGGCACCGTGCATCTGGCGGCGAGCGGCCAGACGGCCGAGGGTTTCACCCGCGCGCCCGCGCGCTCGGAGTGGCAACTGTCGGACGACCCGGCTTATGTGCATCTGTGCACGAACGAGACGATCCACGGCGTCGAGACGTTCGAGATTCCAGATCTCGGCGATATTCCGCTGGTGGCCGACGCGTCGTCGCATATCCTGTCGCGTCCCATGGACATCGCCAAATACGGCGTGCTGTTCGGCGGCGCGCAGAAAAACATCGGCATGGCCGGCGTGACGGTGGTGGTCGTGCGCGAAGACATGCTGGATCGCGCGCAGCCGATCTGCCCGTCGGCGTTCGAATGGAAGATCGTCGCGGAGAACAATTCGATGTACAACACACCGCCCACTTATGCGATCTACATCGCGGGGCTGGTGTTCAAGTGGCTGAAGAAGCAGGGCGGCCTTGCCGCGATGGAAGCGCGTAACTTCGAAAAGTCGAAGCTGTTGTACGACGCGATCGACTCGAGCAGCTTCTATCTGAACAAGGTCGAACACGGCTCGCGCTCGCGGATGAACGTACCGTTCTTCCTCGCCGACGAGTCGCGCAACGAAGATTTCCTGGCCGGCGCGAAAGCGCGGGGAATGGTGCAGCTAAAGGGCCACAAGTCCGTCGGCGGCATGCGGGCGTCGATTTATAACGCCGTCCCGCTCGAGGGCGTCAAAGCGCTTGTCGAATACATGAAGGAATTCGAACAGCGCGGCGCCTGA
- the pheA gene encoding prephenate dehydratase: MDDELNNRLKPLRERIDALDAQLIALLNQRAAVALEVGEVKKHFNAPVFRPEREQQVIARLQDMSEGPLASEHISAIWREIMAASRALEKTIKAAYLGPVGTYSEQAMHEYFGQSIEGLPCPSIDEVFRSVEAGAAEFGVVPVENSTEGAVSRTLDLLLQTQLTIGGELALPIHHNLLTLNGGLTGVTRVCAHAQALAQCQRWLSTNAPHLERQAVSSNAEAARMAAEDPTVAAIAGDRAATHYGLQVAYALIQDDPHNRTRFVMIGKQPAGPSGYDQTSLIVSVVNEPGAMVKLLEPLARHSVSMTRFESRPARVGTWEYYFYIDIEGHRDDPAVAAALAELGKKAAFLKILGSYPRAR, translated from the coding sequence ATGGACGACGAACTCAATAACCGACTCAAGCCTCTTCGCGAACGTATCGACGCGCTCGATGCGCAGTTGATCGCGCTCCTGAACCAGCGCGCCGCGGTAGCGCTCGAAGTAGGCGAGGTCAAGAAGCATTTCAACGCGCCGGTGTTCAGGCCCGAGCGCGAACAGCAGGTGATCGCGCGTCTGCAGGACATGAGCGAAGGGCCGCTCGCGAGCGAGCATATCAGCGCGATCTGGCGCGAGATCATGGCAGCGAGCCGCGCGCTCGAGAAGACCATCAAGGCCGCTTACCTCGGCCCGGTCGGCACCTACAGCGAACAGGCGATGCACGAGTACTTCGGTCAGTCGATCGAAGGCCTGCCGTGTCCGTCGATCGACGAAGTGTTTCGCTCAGTCGAAGCCGGCGCTGCGGAATTCGGCGTCGTACCGGTCGAGAACTCGACCGAGGGCGCGGTGTCGCGCACGCTCGATCTGCTGCTGCAAACGCAACTCACGATCGGCGGCGAACTGGCTTTGCCGATCCATCACAATCTGTTGACGCTGAACGGCGGCCTCACCGGCGTGACGCGTGTGTGCGCGCATGCGCAGGCGCTCGCCCAATGCCAGCGCTGGCTGTCGACCAACGCGCCGCATCTCGAGCGCCAGGCGGTGTCGAGCAACGCGGAAGCGGCGCGCATGGCAGCGGAGGACCCGACCGTGGCGGCGATCGCCGGCGACCGGGCCGCGACCCATTACGGCCTGCAAGTGGCCTATGCGCTGATCCAGGACGATCCGCACAACCGCACGCGCTTCGTGATGATCGGCAAGCAGCCGGCCGGCCCGAGCGGTTACGACCAGACGTCGCTGATCGTGTCGGTGGTGAACGAACCGGGTGCGATGGTCAAACTGCTGGAGCCACTGGCACGTCACAGCGTGTCCATGACGCGCTTCGAATCGCGGCCGGCGCGTGTCGGCACGTGGGAGTACTACTTCTACATCGACATCGAAGGCCATCGCGACGATCCGGCGGTTGCCGCGGCGCTCGCCGAGCTCGGCAAGAAGGCCGCGTTCCTGAAGATTCTGGGCTCGTATCCGCGCGCCCGCTGA
- the hisC gene encoding histidinol-phosphate transaminase, translating to MTASFGPSYVRAIAPYIAGKPISEVAREFDLDEKTIVKLASNENPLGMPESAQRAMAQAASELGRYPDANAFELKAALSERYGVPADWITLGNGSNDILEIAAHAFVEKGQSIVYAQYSFAVYALATQGLGARAIVVPAVEYGHDLDAMLAAITDDTRLIFVANPNNPTGTFIEGPKLEAFLDKVPRNVVVVLDEAYTEYLPQEKRYDSIAWVRRYPNLLVSRTFSKAFGLAGLRVGFAIAQPELTDLLNRLRQPFNVNTLAQAAAIAALNDKAFLEKSAALNAQGYRRLTEAFDKLGLEYVPSDGNFVLVRVGNDDAAGNRVNLELLKQGVIVRPVGNYGLPQWLRITIGLPEENEAFIAALEKTLAAA from the coding sequence ATGACAGCGTCTTTCGGTCCTTCCTACGTACGCGCCATTGCGCCTTACATCGCAGGCAAACCGATTTCGGAAGTGGCCCGCGAATTCGATCTGGACGAGAAGACCATCGTGAAGCTCGCGTCGAACGAGAATCCGCTCGGCATGCCGGAATCGGCGCAGCGCGCCATGGCGCAGGCCGCCAGCGAACTCGGCCGCTATCCGGACGCCAATGCGTTCGAGCTGAAGGCCGCGCTGAGCGAGCGCTACGGCGTGCCGGCCGACTGGATCACGCTCGGCAACGGCAGCAACGACATCCTCGAAATCGCCGCGCACGCGTTTGTGGAAAAAGGCCAGTCGATCGTCTATGCGCAGTACTCGTTCGCGGTGTACGCGTTGGCAACGCAGGGCCTCGGCGCTCGCGCGATCGTCGTGCCGGCCGTCGAGTACGGGCACGACCTCGACGCAATGCTCGCGGCGATTACCGACGACACCCGCCTGATTTTCGTCGCCAATCCGAACAACCCGACCGGCACGTTCATCGAAGGGCCTAAACTCGAGGCGTTTCTCGACAAGGTGCCGCGCAACGTGGTCGTCGTGCTCGACGAGGCGTACACGGAATATCTGCCGCAGGAGAAGCGCTACGACTCGATCGCGTGGGTGCGCCGCTATCCGAATCTGCTGGTGTCGCGTACCTTCTCGAAGGCCTTTGGCCTCGCCGGTTTGCGGGTGGGTTTCGCGATTGCGCAGCCTGAATTGACCGATCTGCTGAATCGCCTGCGTCAGCCGTTCAATGTGAACACGCTGGCGCAAGCCGCGGCGATCGCCGCGCTAAACGACAAGGCGTTCCTGGAAAAGAGCGCGGCGTTGAATGCGCAGGGCTATCGCCGGCTGACCGAAGCGTTCGACAAGCTCGGTCTGGAGTATGTGCCGTCGGACGGCAACTTCGTGCTGGTGCGTGTCGGCAACGACGACGCGGCCGGCAACCGCGTCAACCTCGAGTTGCTCAAGCAGGGCGTGATCGTGCGACCGGTTGGCAACTACGGCTTGCCGCAGTGGCTGCGCATCACGATCGGCCTGCCGGAAGAAAACGAAGCGTTCATCGCCGCGCTCGAAAAGACGCTGGCCGCTGCGTAA
- a CDS encoding prephenate dehydrogenase gives MTDVAEFSFNKLVIFGVGLIGGSLARALRERGETEGARTVIGVGRSSASTGRALELGVIDGSAALDDDASLRDALSGADLVLLAAPVAQTQPLLERIAPFLEAATIVTDAGSTKSDVVAAARAALGARIGQFVPGHPIAGREASGVEAALPDLYVGRNVVLCPLPENAPAAVECVAAMWRATGALVRNMAPEQHDRVFASVSHLPHVLSFALVEQILNSPDAALKFSFAAGGFRDFTRIAASSPEMWRDVCVANRVALLDELDAYTAVLARLRAAIEAADGAALEAVFARSRVARTEWQEQRAAGVANSDASK, from the coding sequence GTGACCGATGTGGCCGAGTTTTCATTTAACAAGCTGGTAATTTTCGGTGTCGGCCTGATCGGCGGATCGCTCGCGCGCGCGTTGCGCGAGCGGGGCGAGACCGAGGGCGCGCGCACGGTGATCGGCGTCGGACGTTCGTCCGCGTCCACCGGGCGCGCTCTGGAGCTGGGCGTGATCGACGGGTCGGCGGCGCTGGACGACGACGCCTCGCTGCGTGACGCGCTGTCAGGCGCCGACCTCGTCCTGCTGGCCGCGCCTGTCGCGCAGACGCAGCCGCTGCTCGAGCGCATCGCGCCGTTTCTCGAGGCGGCGACGATCGTCACCGACGCCGGCAGCACCAAGTCGGACGTGGTCGCCGCGGCCCGTGCGGCGCTCGGCGCGCGCATCGGCCAGTTCGTACCCGGGCATCCGATTGCCGGCCGCGAAGCAAGCGGCGTGGAGGCGGCGCTGCCTGACCTGTATGTGGGCCGCAATGTCGTGTTGTGTCCGCTGCCGGAGAATGCCCCGGCCGCCGTGGAGTGCGTCGCGGCCATGTGGCGCGCCACCGGTGCGCTGGTGCGGAACATGGCGCCCGAGCAGCACGACCGCGTGTTCGCGTCGGTCAGCCATTTGCCGCACGTGCTTTCGTTCGCGCTGGTCGAGCAGATCCTCAATTCGCCTGATGCCGCGCTGAAATTTTCGTTCGCCGCGGGCGGCTTTCGCGACTTCACGCGCATTGCCGCGTCGAGTCCGGAAATGTGGCGCGACGTGTGCGTGGCCAATCGCGTCGCTCTGCTCGACGAACTCGACGCCTACACGGCGGTGCTCGCGCGCTTGCGCGCGGCGATCGAAGCCGCCGACGGCGCCGCTCTCGAAGCCGTGTTCGCGCGCTCGCGCGTGGCGCGCACCGAATGGCAGGAACAGCGCGCTGCCGGCGTCGCCAATAGCGACGCGTCGAAATAA
- the aroA gene encoding 3-phosphoshikimate 1-carboxyvinyltransferase yields MEFLDLGPFSRASGTIRLPGSKSISNRVLLLAALAEGETTITNLLDSDDTRVMLDALEKLGVRVKREGDTCVVSGTRGAFTARTADLFLGNAGTAVRPLTAALAVNGGDYRIHGVPRMHERPIGDLVDGLRQLGAKIDYEENEGYPPLRIRPGQINADAPITVRGDVSSQFLTSLLITLPLVRTESGVSTVQVDGELISKPYIEITLKLMERFGIKVERHGWHRFVVPAGQRYQSPGTIMVEGDASSASYFLAAGALGGGPLRVEGVGRASIQGDVGFADALIKMGANLQMGDDWIEVRGVGHDSGKLEPIDMDCNLIPDAAMTIAVAALFADGATTLRNIASWRVKETDRLAAMATELRKVGAKVQEGEDFIVIEPPEQLIPNAAIDTYDDHRMAMCFSLVSLGGVPVRINDPKCVGKTFPDYFERFIALAQP; encoded by the coding sequence ATGGAATTCCTCGATCTCGGACCGTTCTCTCGCGCGTCCGGCACGATTCGTCTGCCTGGCTCGAAGAGCATCTCGAATCGGGTGCTGCTGCTGGCGGCGCTCGCCGAGGGCGAAACGACGATCACGAATCTGCTCGACTCCGACGACACCCGCGTGATGCTCGACGCGCTCGAAAAACTCGGCGTGCGGGTAAAGCGCGAAGGCGACACGTGCGTCGTGAGCGGCACGCGTGGCGCATTCACGGCGCGCACGGCGGACCTGTTTCTCGGCAACGCCGGCACGGCGGTGCGTCCATTGACGGCGGCGCTCGCCGTCAATGGCGGCGACTATCGGATTCACGGTGTGCCGCGTATGCACGAGCGGCCGATCGGCGATCTGGTCGACGGTCTGCGCCAGCTCGGCGCGAAGATCGACTACGAAGAGAACGAAGGCTATCCGCCGCTGCGGATCCGCCCGGGGCAAATCAACGCCGACGCGCCGATCACCGTGCGCGGCGACGTATCGAGCCAGTTCCTGACCTCGCTTCTCATTACGCTGCCGCTGGTGCGCACCGAAAGCGGCGTGAGCACCGTACAGGTGGATGGCGAACTGATCTCGAAGCCGTACATCGAGATCACCCTCAAGCTGATGGAGCGCTTCGGCATCAAGGTCGAACGCCATGGCTGGCATCGCTTCGTGGTGCCGGCGGGGCAGCGTTATCAGTCGCCGGGCACGATCATGGTGGAGGGCGACGCGTCGTCCGCTTCGTATTTCCTCGCGGCCGGCGCGCTCGGCGGCGGGCCGCTGAGAGTGGAGGGCGTCGGCCGGGCCAGCATCCAGGGCGACGTCGGCTTTGCCGATGCGCTCATCAAGATGGGCGCGAATCTGCAAATGGGCGACGACTGGATCGAAGTGCGCGGTGTCGGCCATGACAGCGGCAAGCTCGAGCCGATCGACATGGACTGCAATCTGATTCCCGACGCCGCGATGACGATCGCCGTCGCGGCGCTGTTTGCGGACGGCGCGACCACGCTGCGCAATATCGCCAGCTGGCGCGTGAAGGAGACCGACCGGCTCGCCGCGATGGCGACCGAACTGCGCAAGGTCGGCGCCAAGGTGCAGGAAGGCGAGGACTTCATCGTCATCGAACCGCCTGAACAGCTGATTCCGAACGCCGCCATCGACACCTACGACGATCACCGTATGGCCATGTGCTTTTCGCTGGTGAGTCTCGGCGGCGTGCCGGTACGGATCAACGATCCGAAGTGCGTCGGCAAGACTTTTCCCGATTATTTCGAGCGCTTCATTGCGCTTGCTCAACCCTGA